The Apium graveolens cultivar Ventura chromosome 6, ASM990537v1, whole genome shotgun sequence genome contains a region encoding:
- the LOC141664903 gene encoding uncharacterized protein LOC141664903 — MDKERKFTKFGDLLSTLLVAEQNHELVIKNHQSRPTGSAPLPEVNNISFQQNVRGRGYRGGRGQGRYRGRGRSHGHFRPNNNYGHRKWQSESQSKRKASRGGKTENVCYRCGMNGHWTRNCHTPDHLVKLYQSSQKLKEKMVETNFANNNIDDFSRITTGGISINGLNEPNETPIWEAED, encoded by the coding sequence ATGGACAAGGAGCGTAAATTCACTAAATTCGGGGATCTTCTATCAACTCTCCTCGTTGCTGAACAGAATCATGAATTGGTGATTAAGAATCATCAATCCCGTCCAACAGGATCTGCCCCATTACCTGAAGTAAATAACATATCATTCCAGCAGAATGTACGTGGAAGAGGGTATAGAGGTGGACGGGGCCAAGGGCGGTACCGTGGACGAGGTCGGAGCCACGGACATTTTCGTCCAAATAACAACTATGGTCACCGAAAGTGGCAATCTGAATCACAGAGTAAAAGAAAGGCATCACGAGGAGGAAAAACTGAAAATGTTTGCTATAGGTGCGGCATGAATGGGCACTGGACACGTAATTGTCATACCCCAGATCATCTTGTTAAGTTATACCAATCTTCTCAAAAATTAAAAGAGAAAATGGTAGAAACAAATTTCGCCAACAATAACATAGATGATTTCTCGAGAATCACAACTGGAGGAATAAGCATTAATGGTCTGAATGAACCTAACGAAACTCCCATATGGGAGGCTGAAGATTAG